A region from the Deinococcota bacterium genome encodes:
- a CDS encoding ABC transporter substrate-binding protein — translation MLPIRIVILALVLLAGSAMAQKGPVTIGSKIDVEGSILGQIIRLVLEQDGFEVNDRTSFGTTSVVREALLAGEIDLYPEYTGSALTFFEDAVPEGVSRDAEASYELVRELDADNGVTWLGRSPANNTWAIAVPEALADEEGLATFADLARYLNEGGEFRLVASQEFVDREDALPAFEETYGFMVEPDQLVILAGGDTTQTLTAAAQGTDGANAGMAYGTDGAVAALGLVALTDPEGAVAIYQPAPIVRTEVFEQYPELAELLDPVFAGLDEATLSRLNAQVQVEGENPTDVARDYLEAEGFLN, via the coding sequence ATGCTCCCAATCCGCATAGTTATCCTTGCCCTCGTCCTGCTGGCCGGCAGTGCGATGGCCCAAAAAGGCCCCGTCACCATCGGCTCCAAGATCGACGTCGAGGGCTCCATCCTCGGCCAGATCATCCGGCTGGTGCTCGAGCAAGACGGCTTTGAGGTCAACGACCGCACCAGCTTCGGGACCACCTCGGTGGTGCGCGAGGCGCTCCTGGCCGGCGAGATCGACCTCTACCCCGAGTACACCGGCTCCGCGCTCACCTTCTTCGAGGACGCCGTTCCGGAGGGCGTATCGCGCGACGCCGAGGCGAGCTACGAGCTCGTGCGCGAGCTCGACGCCGACAACGGCGTGACCTGGCTCGGCCGCTCGCCCGCCAACAACACCTGGGCGATCGCCGTGCCCGAGGCGCTCGCCGATGAGGAAGGGCTGGCGACGTTCGCCGACCTGGCGCGCTACCTGAACGAGGGCGGCGAGTTCAGGCTGGTCGCCAGCCAGGAGTTCGTGGACCGCGAGGACGCCCTGCCGGCCTTTGAGGAGACCTACGGCTTTATGGTCGAGCCCGACCAGCTCGTCATCCTGGCGGGCGGCGACACCACCCAGACGCTCACCGCCGCCGCCCAGGGCACCGACGGCGCCAACGCGGGCATGGCCTACGGCACCGACGGCGCCGTCGCCGCGCTCGGCTTGGTGGCCCTGACCGACCCCGAGGGCGCCGTGGCCATCTACCAGCCCGCGCCTATCGTTCGCACGGAAGTGTTTGAGCAGTACCCCGAGCTCGCCGAGCTGCTCGACCCGGTCTTCGCCGGTCTCGACGAGGCCACCCTGTCGCGCCTCAACGCCCAAGTCCAGGTCGAGGGCGAAAACCCCACCGACGTGGCGCGGGATTACCTCGAGGCCGAAGGCTTCCTGAACTGA